In the Haliaeetus albicilla chromosome 7, bHalAlb1.1, whole genome shotgun sequence genome, one interval contains:
- the LOC104312971 gene encoding TLC domain-containing protein 5: MLFALPLRVAYSLLAWLSLYAWFCHRYKHRNYEWSCRLVTLTHGILATCLSAYIGFIDGPWPLSHPGSPNTTLQVHVLCLSLGYFLFDLCWCVYFQAEGALMLAHHLVSILGITASLALGESAAEVNAVIFGSEITNPLLQARWFLKEMGCYHSFTGDVVDFFFVVLFTGVRIGVGAWLMYCELASPKPRWYIKLGGVIMYAVSWVFMVSICRFARRKSMKKYRAWRSRRSDELHLKTNGHLKNH, from the exons ATGCTGTTCGCTCTGCCTCTGCGGGTAGCCTACAGTCTGCTTGCCTGGCTCTCTCTGTATGCTTGGTTCTGCCATCGCTACAAGCACCGGAATTATGAATGGAGCTGCAGGCTGGTCACACTGACCCATGGCATCCTTGCTACCTGTCTCTCTGCTTACATTGGCTTTATTGATGGTCCCTGGCCTTTGAGTCACCCAG GATCACCAAACACAACTCTTCAGGTACATGTGCTGTGCCTTAGCTTGGGCTACTTCCTCTTCGACCTTTGCTGGTGTGTGTACTTCCAGGCAGAGGGTGCCCTGATGCTGGCCCACCATCTGGTGAGCATCTTGGGCATCACAGCATCGTTGGCACTCGGGGAGTCGGCTGCAGAGGTCAATGCCGTCATCTTTGGTAGTGAGATCACTAACCCGCTGCTGCAGGCCCGCTGGTTCCTGAAGGAGATGGGATGTTACCACAGTTTCACAGGCGATGTGGTGGATTTCTTCTTCGTGGTCCTCTTCACTGGGGTGCGGATTGGAGTGGGGGCCTGGCTGATGTACTGTGAGCTTGCTTCTCCCAAGCCCAGGTGGTACATTAAGCTGGGTGGTGTCATCATGTATGCTGTCTCCTGGGTTTTCATGGTCAGCATCTGTCGCTTCGCTAGGAGGAAGAGCATGAAGAAGTACCGTGCTTGGAGGAGTCGGAGGAGTGATGAGTTACACTTGAAAACTAATGGACATCTGAAAAACCACTGA